A single genomic interval of Balaenoptera musculus isolate JJ_BM4_2016_0621 chromosome 14, mBalMus1.pri.v3, whole genome shotgun sequence harbors:
- the SMTN gene encoding smoothelin isoform X9, translating to MAAGLQEGPLRAALGPSTPARLPGSSHISTTPASSSSGPSSRGPSDTSSQFNKDQRGTARPLAQLQSCPREEGPRGRGLAVRPLENRTGGPMARSEAPSAPLAVAVGTAEPGASMKTTFTIEIKDGRGQASTGRVLLPTGNQRAELTLGLRAPPTLLSTSSGGKSTITHISSPGNLARLGSVTHVTSFSHASPGSRGGCSIKMEPESAEPPSAAVEVANGAEQTRVDKAPERRSPLSAEELMAIEDESVLDKMLDQTTDFEERKLIRAALRELRQRKRDQRDKERERRLQETRARPGEGRGNTATKTATRHSQQTADGSAVSTVTKTERLVHSNDGRRTARTTTVESSFVRRSENGGGSTMMQTKTFSSSSSKKMGSIFDREDEASPRPGSLAALEKRQAEKKKELMKAQSLPKTSASQARKAMIEKLEKEGAACSSGGPRAAVQRSTSFGVPNANSIKQMLLDWCRAKTRGYEHVDIQNFSSSWSDGMAFCALVHNFFPEAFDYGQLSPQNRRQNFEVAFSSAEMLVDCVPLVEVEDMMIMGKKPDPKCVFTYVQSLYNHLRRHELRLHGKNV from the exons ATGGCTGCTGGGCTCCAGGAAGGCCCACTCCGGGCAGCCCTAGGTCCCTCGACCCCTGCAAGGCTCCCAGGCTCCTCCCACATCAGCAccacccctgcctcctcctccagtGGCCCCTCCTCACGGGGCCCCAGTGACACCTCCTCCCAGTTCAACAAGGATCAGCGAGGAACAGCCCGGCCCCTGGCCCAGCTTCAGAGCTGCCCCAGGGAGGAGGGCCCCAGGGGGCGGGGCTTGGCTGTCAGGCCCCTTGAAAACAGAACAGGGGGGCCCATGGCCCGCTCAGAGGCGCCCAGTGCCCCGCTAGCCGTGGCCGTGGGCACTGCTGAGCCAGGGGCCAGTATGAAGACCACATTCACCATCGAGATCAAGGATGGCCGGGGCCAGGCCTCCACGGGCCGGGTGCTGCTGCCCACAGGCAACCAGAGGGCAG AACTGACGCTGGGGCTGCGGGCGCCCCCCACCCTCCTTAGCACCAGCAGTGGGGGCAAGAGCACCATCACCCATATCAGCAGCCCTGGGAACCTGGCTCGGCTGGGCAGTGTCACTCACGTCACCAGCTTCAGCCATGCCTCCCCTGGTAGCCGAGGAGGCTGCAGCATTAAG ATGGAGCCAGAATCAGCAGAGCCCCCCTCTGCAGCAGTGGAGGTGGCCAATGGCGCTGAGCAGACACGCGTGGACAAAGCACCAGAGAGGCGGAGCCCTCTGAGCGCCGAGGAGCTGATGGCCATTGAGGATGAGAGTGTCCTGGACAAGATG CTAGATCAGACTACGGACTTTGAGGAGCGGAAGCTCATCCGGGCTGCGCTACGTGAGCTCCGACAAAGGAAGAGAG ACCAGCGGGACAAGGAACGGGAACGGCGGCTGCAAGAGACACGGGCCCGGCCAGGGGAGGGCCGTGGCAACACGGCCACCAAGACCGCCACGCGACACAGCCAACAGACAGCCGACGGCTCAGCTGTCAGCACTGTCACCAAGACCGAGCGGCTCGTCCACTCCA ATGATGGCAGACGGACGGCCCGCACCACCACGGTGGAGTCGAGTTTTGTGAGGCGCTCAGAGA ATGGTGGTGGCAGCACCATGATGCAAACTAAGACCTTTTCCTCTTCATCATCCAAGAAGATGGGCAG TATCTTCGACCGAGAGGATGAGGCCAGCCCGCGGCCCGGCAGCCTAGCGGCGCTGGAGAAACGCCaagcagagaagaagaaagagctgATGAAGGCGCAGAGCCTGCCCAAGACCTCGGCCTCCCAGGCGCGCAAGGCCATGATTGAGAAGCTGGAGAAGGAAGGCGCCGCGTG CAGCTCTGGCGGACCCCGCGCAGCTGTGCAGCGCTCCACCAGCTTCGGTGTCCCCAATGCCAACAGCATCAAGCAGATGTTGCTGGACTGGTGCCGAGCCAAGACGCGTGGCTATGAG CATGTGGACATCCAGAACTTCTCCTCGAGTTGGAGTGACGGGATGGCCTTCTGTGCCCTGGTGCACAACTTCTTCCCTGAGGCCTTCGATTATGGGCAGCTCAGCCCACAGAACCGGCGCCAGAACTTCGAGGTGGCCTTCTCATCTGCCGA GATGCTGGTGGACTGCGTACCCCTCGTGGAGGTGGAGGACATGATGATCATGGGCAAGAAGCCCGACCCCAAGTGCGTTTTCACCTACGTGCAGTCGCTCTACAACCACCTGC
- the SMTN gene encoding smoothelin isoform X6: MADETLAGLDEGALRKLLEVTADLAERRRIRSAIRELQRQELEREEEALASKRFRAERQDNKENWLHSQQREAEQRAALARLAGRLESMSDVEELTTLLRGAAEYEERKLIRAAIRRVRAQEIEAAILAGRLCSGRPNSGSREDSKGRAAHRLNRCEVPKPEEQEQQAEVPEPTPTPSGTSYDVTTVTLLLRAPPGGTPSSPASADSSPTTTSPEPPLEPAEAPCPATEALGSPEPPPSPPRAASPEPQEPPATPSTEGQVVNKLLRGPPEPPAAHGPTKGPSDTKRADLAGPRPCQRSLSVLSPRQPVQNREPTPLASGPSPFQRAGSVRDRVRKFTSDSPMAAGLQEGPLRAALGPSTPARLPGSSHISTTPASSSSGPSSRGPSDTSSQFNKDQRGTARPLAQLQSCPREEGPRGRGLAVRPLENRTGGPMARSEAPSAPLAVAVGTAEPGASMKTTFTIEIKDGRGQASTGRVLLPTGNQRAELTLGLRAPPTLLSTSSGGKSTITHISSPGNLARLGSVTHVTSFSHASPGSRGGCSIKMEPESAEPPSAAVEVANGAEQTRVDKAPERRSPLSAEELMAIEDESVLDKMLDQTTDFEERKLIRAALRELRQRKRDGGGSTMMQTKTFSSSSSKKMGSIFDREDEASPRPGSLAALEKRQAEKKKELMKAQSLPKTSASQARKAMIEKLEKEGAACSSGGPRAAVQRSTSFGVPNANSIKQMLLDWCRAKTRGYEHVDIQNFSSSWSDGMAFCALVHNFFPEAFDYGQLSPQNRRQNFEVAFSSAEMLVDCVPLVEVEDMMIMGKKPDPKCVFTYVQSLYNHLRRHELRLHGKNV; encoded by the exons ATGGCAGACGAAACATTAGCTGGGCTGGATGAGGGAGCCTTGCGGAAGCTG CTGGAGGTCACAGCAGATCTGGCAGAGCGGCGGCGCATCCGCTCAGCCATCCGGGAGCTGCAGCGGCAGGAGCTGGAGCGCGAGGAGGAGGCCCTGGCATCCAAGCGCTTCCGTGCCGAGCGGCAGGACAACAAGGAGAACTGGCTGCA CTCTCAGCAGCGGGAGGCTGAGCAGCGGGCTGCTCTGGCACGGCTGGCAGGACGGCTGGAGTCCATGAGTGATGTGGAGGAGCTGACCACACTG CTGCGAGGCGCTGCTGAGTACGAGGAACGCAAGCTGATCCGAGCTGCTATCCGCCGCGTACGGGCCCAGGAGATTGAGG ccGCCATATTGGCTGGAAGGTTGTGCAGCGGGCGTCCCAACAGTGGCTCAAGAGAGGACAGCAAGGGGCGGGCAGCACACAGGCTGAACCGGTGTGAG GTGCCGAAGCCAGAGGAACAGGAGCAGCAGGCAGAGGTCCCAGAGCCAACCCCGACCCCCAGTGGCACCAGCTATGACGTGACCACAGTGACACTACTGCTTCGGGCCCCACCTGGGGGCACACCCAGCTCACCTGCCTCAGCCGACAGTTCACCCACCACTACCTCTCCTGAGCCTCCACTGGAGCCTGCCGAGGCCCCATGCCCTGCCACTGAGGCTCTGGGCAGCCCCGAGCCACCTCCCAGCCCGCCCAGGGCtgccagccctgagccccaggaGCCTCCAGCCACCCCCAGCACGGAGGGGCAGGTGGTCAACAAG CTTCTGCGTGGCCCCCCAGAGCCCCCTGCTGCCCACGGCCCTACCAAAGGTCCCTCCGACACAAAGAGAGCAG ACCTAGCTGGCCCTCGCCCCTGCCAACGCTCCCTGTCTGTGCTGAGCCCCCGCCAGCCAGTCCAGAACCGAG AGCCCACCCCCCTTGCCAGTGGACCTTCCCCGTTCCAGCGGGCTGGCTCCGTACGGGACCGTGTGCGCAAGTTCACATCCGATTCTCCTATGGCTGCTGGGCTCCAGGAAGGCCCACTCCGGGCAGCCCTAGGTCCCTCGACCCCTGCAAGGCTCCCAGGCTCCTCCCACATCAGCAccacccctgcctcctcctccagtGGCCCCTCCTCACGGGGCCCCAGTGACACCTCCTCCCAGTTCAACAAGGATCAGCGAGGAACAGCCCGGCCCCTGGCCCAGCTTCAGAGCTGCCCCAGGGAGGAGGGCCCCAGGGGGCGGGGCTTGGCTGTCAGGCCCCTTGAAAACAGAACAGGGGGGCCCATGGCCCGCTCAGAGGCGCCCAGTGCCCCGCTAGCCGTGGCCGTGGGCACTGCTGAGCCAGGGGCCAGTATGAAGACCACATTCACCATCGAGATCAAGGATGGCCGGGGCCAGGCCTCCACGGGCCGGGTGCTGCTGCCCACAGGCAACCAGAGGGCAG AACTGACGCTGGGGCTGCGGGCGCCCCCCACCCTCCTTAGCACCAGCAGTGGGGGCAAGAGCACCATCACCCATATCAGCAGCCCTGGGAACCTGGCTCGGCTGGGCAGTGTCACTCACGTCACCAGCTTCAGCCATGCCTCCCCTGGTAGCCGAGGAGGCTGCAGCATTAAG ATGGAGCCAGAATCAGCAGAGCCCCCCTCTGCAGCAGTGGAGGTGGCCAATGGCGCTGAGCAGACACGCGTGGACAAAGCACCAGAGAGGCGGAGCCCTCTGAGCGCCGAGGAGCTGATGGCCATTGAGGATGAGAGTGTCCTGGACAAGATG CTAGATCAGACTACGGACTTTGAGGAGCGGAAGCTCATCCGGGCTGCGCTACGTGAGCTCCGACAAAGGAAGAGAG ATGGTGGTGGCAGCACCATGATGCAAACTAAGACCTTTTCCTCTTCATCATCCAAGAAGATGGGCAG TATCTTCGACCGAGAGGATGAGGCCAGCCCGCGGCCCGGCAGCCTAGCGGCGCTGGAGAAACGCCaagcagagaagaagaaagagctgATGAAGGCGCAGAGCCTGCCCAAGACCTCGGCCTCCCAGGCGCGCAAGGCCATGATTGAGAAGCTGGAGAAGGAAGGCGCCGCGTG CAGCTCTGGCGGACCCCGCGCAGCTGTGCAGCGCTCCACCAGCTTCGGTGTCCCCAATGCCAACAGCATCAAGCAGATGTTGCTGGACTGGTGCCGAGCCAAGACGCGTGGCTATGAG CATGTGGACATCCAGAACTTCTCCTCGAGTTGGAGTGACGGGATGGCCTTCTGTGCCCTGGTGCACAACTTCTTCCCTGAGGCCTTCGATTATGGGCAGCTCAGCCCACAGAACCGGCGCCAGAACTTCGAGGTGGCCTTCTCATCTGCCGA GATGCTGGTGGACTGCGTACCCCTCGTGGAGGTGGAGGACATGATGATCATGGGCAAGAAGCCCGACCCCAAGTGCGTTTTCACCTACGTGCAGTCGCTCTACAACCACCTGC
- the SMTN gene encoding smoothelin isoform X5 yields MADETLAGLDEGALRKLLEVTADLAERRRIRSAIRELQRQELEREEEALASKRFRAERQDNKENWLHSQQREAEQRAALARLAGRLESMSDVEELTTLLRGAAEYEERKLIRAAIRRVRAQEIEAAILAGRLCSGRPNSGSREDSKGRAAHRLNRCEVPKPEEQEQQAEVPEPTPTPSGTSYDVTTVTLLLRAPPGGTPSSPASADSSPTTTSPEPPLEPAEAPCPATEALGSPEPPPSPPRAASPEPQEPPATPSTEGQVVNKLLRGPPEPPAAHGPTKGPSDTKRAEPTPLASGPSPFQRAGSVRDRVRKFTSDSPMAAGLQEGPLRAALGPSTPARLPGSSHISTTPASSSSGPSSRGPSDTSSQFNKDQRGTARPLAQLQSCPREEGPRGRGLAVRPLENRTGGPMARSEAPSAPLAVAVGTAEPGASMKTTFTIEIKDGRGQASTGRVLLPTGNQRAELTLGLRAPPTLLSTSSGGKSTITHISSPGNLARLGSVTHVTSFSHASPGSRGGCSIKMEPESAEPPSAAVEVANGAEQTRVDKAPERRSPLSAEELMAIEDESVLDKMLDQTTDFEERKLIRAALRELRQRKRDQRDKERERRLQETRARPGEGRGNTATKTATRHSQQTADGSAVSTVTKTERLVHSNDGRRTARTTTVESSFVRRSENGGGSTMMQTKTFSSSSSKKMGSIFDREDEASPRPGSLAALEKRQAEKKKELMKAQSLPKTSASQARKAMIEKLEKEGAACSSGGPRAAVQRSTSFGVPNANSIKQMLLDWCRAKTRGYEHVDIQNFSSSWSDGMAFCALVHNFFPEAFDYGQLSPQNRRQNFEVAFSSAEMLVDCVPLVEVEDMMIMGKKPDPKCVFTYVQSLYNHLRRHELRLHGKNV; encoded by the exons ATGGCAGACGAAACATTAGCTGGGCTGGATGAGGGAGCCTTGCGGAAGCTG CTGGAGGTCACAGCAGATCTGGCAGAGCGGCGGCGCATCCGCTCAGCCATCCGGGAGCTGCAGCGGCAGGAGCTGGAGCGCGAGGAGGAGGCCCTGGCATCCAAGCGCTTCCGTGCCGAGCGGCAGGACAACAAGGAGAACTGGCTGCA CTCTCAGCAGCGGGAGGCTGAGCAGCGGGCTGCTCTGGCACGGCTGGCAGGACGGCTGGAGTCCATGAGTGATGTGGAGGAGCTGACCACACTG CTGCGAGGCGCTGCTGAGTACGAGGAACGCAAGCTGATCCGAGCTGCTATCCGCCGCGTACGGGCCCAGGAGATTGAGG ccGCCATATTGGCTGGAAGGTTGTGCAGCGGGCGTCCCAACAGTGGCTCAAGAGAGGACAGCAAGGGGCGGGCAGCACACAGGCTGAACCGGTGTGAG GTGCCGAAGCCAGAGGAACAGGAGCAGCAGGCAGAGGTCCCAGAGCCAACCCCGACCCCCAGTGGCACCAGCTATGACGTGACCACAGTGACACTACTGCTTCGGGCCCCACCTGGGGGCACACCCAGCTCACCTGCCTCAGCCGACAGTTCACCCACCACTACCTCTCCTGAGCCTCCACTGGAGCCTGCCGAGGCCCCATGCCCTGCCACTGAGGCTCTGGGCAGCCCCGAGCCACCTCCCAGCCCGCCCAGGGCtgccagccctgagccccaggaGCCTCCAGCCACCCCCAGCACGGAGGGGCAGGTGGTCAACAAG CTTCTGCGTGGCCCCCCAGAGCCCCCTGCTGCCCACGGCCCTACCAAAGGTCCCTCCGACACAAAGAGAGCAG AGCCCACCCCCCTTGCCAGTGGACCTTCCCCGTTCCAGCGGGCTGGCTCCGTACGGGACCGTGTGCGCAAGTTCACATCCGATTCTCCTATGGCTGCTGGGCTCCAGGAAGGCCCACTCCGGGCAGCCCTAGGTCCCTCGACCCCTGCAAGGCTCCCAGGCTCCTCCCACATCAGCAccacccctgcctcctcctccagtGGCCCCTCCTCACGGGGCCCCAGTGACACCTCCTCCCAGTTCAACAAGGATCAGCGAGGAACAGCCCGGCCCCTGGCCCAGCTTCAGAGCTGCCCCAGGGAGGAGGGCCCCAGGGGGCGGGGCTTGGCTGTCAGGCCCCTTGAAAACAGAACAGGGGGGCCCATGGCCCGCTCAGAGGCGCCCAGTGCCCCGCTAGCCGTGGCCGTGGGCACTGCTGAGCCAGGGGCCAGTATGAAGACCACATTCACCATCGAGATCAAGGATGGCCGGGGCCAGGCCTCCACGGGCCGGGTGCTGCTGCCCACAGGCAACCAGAGGGCAG AACTGACGCTGGGGCTGCGGGCGCCCCCCACCCTCCTTAGCACCAGCAGTGGGGGCAAGAGCACCATCACCCATATCAGCAGCCCTGGGAACCTGGCTCGGCTGGGCAGTGTCACTCACGTCACCAGCTTCAGCCATGCCTCCCCTGGTAGCCGAGGAGGCTGCAGCATTAAG ATGGAGCCAGAATCAGCAGAGCCCCCCTCTGCAGCAGTGGAGGTGGCCAATGGCGCTGAGCAGACACGCGTGGACAAAGCACCAGAGAGGCGGAGCCCTCTGAGCGCCGAGGAGCTGATGGCCATTGAGGATGAGAGTGTCCTGGACAAGATG CTAGATCAGACTACGGACTTTGAGGAGCGGAAGCTCATCCGGGCTGCGCTACGTGAGCTCCGACAAAGGAAGAGAG ACCAGCGGGACAAGGAACGGGAACGGCGGCTGCAAGAGACACGGGCCCGGCCAGGGGAGGGCCGTGGCAACACGGCCACCAAGACCGCCACGCGACACAGCCAACAGACAGCCGACGGCTCAGCTGTCAGCACTGTCACCAAGACCGAGCGGCTCGTCCACTCCA ATGATGGCAGACGGACGGCCCGCACCACCACGGTGGAGTCGAGTTTTGTGAGGCGCTCAGAGA ATGGTGGTGGCAGCACCATGATGCAAACTAAGACCTTTTCCTCTTCATCATCCAAGAAGATGGGCAG TATCTTCGACCGAGAGGATGAGGCCAGCCCGCGGCCCGGCAGCCTAGCGGCGCTGGAGAAACGCCaagcagagaagaagaaagagctgATGAAGGCGCAGAGCCTGCCCAAGACCTCGGCCTCCCAGGCGCGCAAGGCCATGATTGAGAAGCTGGAGAAGGAAGGCGCCGCGTG CAGCTCTGGCGGACCCCGCGCAGCTGTGCAGCGCTCCACCAGCTTCGGTGTCCCCAATGCCAACAGCATCAAGCAGATGTTGCTGGACTGGTGCCGAGCCAAGACGCGTGGCTATGAG CATGTGGACATCCAGAACTTCTCCTCGAGTTGGAGTGACGGGATGGCCTTCTGTGCCCTGGTGCACAACTTCTTCCCTGAGGCCTTCGATTATGGGCAGCTCAGCCCACAGAACCGGCGCCAGAACTTCGAGGTGGCCTTCTCATCTGCCGA GATGCTGGTGGACTGCGTACCCCTCGTGGAGGTGGAGGACATGATGATCATGGGCAAGAAGCCCGACCCCAAGTGCGTTTTCACCTACGTGCAGTCGCTCTACAACCACCTGC
- the SMTN gene encoding smoothelin isoform X7 encodes MADETLAGLDEGALRKLLEVTADLAERRRIRSAIRELQRQELEREEEALASKRFRAERQDNKENWLHSQQREAEQRAALARLAGRLESMSDVEELTTLLRGAAEYEERKLIRAAIRRVRAQEIEAAILAGRLCSGRPNSGSREDSKGRAAHRLNRCEVPKPEEQEQQAEVPEPTPTPSGTSYDVTTVTLLLRAPPGGTPSSPASADSSPTTTSPEPPLEPAEAPCPATEALGSPEPPPSPPRAASPEPQEPPATPSTEGQVVNKLLRGPPEPPAAHGPTKGPSDTKRADLAGPRPCQRSLSVLSPRQPVQNREPTPLASGPSPFQRAGSVRDRVRKFTSDSPMAAGLQEGPLRAALGPSTPARLPGSSHISTTPASSSSGPSSRGPSDTSSQFNKDQRGTARPLAQLQSCPREEGPRGRGLAVRPLENRTGGPMARSEAPSAPLAVAVGTAEPGASMKTTFTIEIKDGRGQASTGRVLLPTGNQRAELTLGLRAPPTLLSTSSGGKSTITHISSPGNLARLGSVTHVTSFSHASPGSRGGCSIKMEPESAEPPSAAVEVANGAEQTRVDKAPERRSPLSAEELMAIEDESVLDKMLDQTTDFEERKLIRAALRELRQRKRDGGGSTMMQTKTFSSSSSKKMGSIFDREDEASPRPGSLAALEKRQAEKKKELMKAQSLPKTSASQARKAMIEKLEKEGAACSSGGPRAAVQRSTSFGVPNANSIKQMLLDWCRAKTRGYEHVDIQNFSSSWSDGMAFCALVHNFFPEAFDYGQLSPQNRRQNFEVAFSSAETHADCPQLLDTEDMVRLREPDWKCVYTYIQEFYRCLVQKGLVKTKKS; translated from the exons ATGGCAGACGAAACATTAGCTGGGCTGGATGAGGGAGCCTTGCGGAAGCTG CTGGAGGTCACAGCAGATCTGGCAGAGCGGCGGCGCATCCGCTCAGCCATCCGGGAGCTGCAGCGGCAGGAGCTGGAGCGCGAGGAGGAGGCCCTGGCATCCAAGCGCTTCCGTGCCGAGCGGCAGGACAACAAGGAGAACTGGCTGCA CTCTCAGCAGCGGGAGGCTGAGCAGCGGGCTGCTCTGGCACGGCTGGCAGGACGGCTGGAGTCCATGAGTGATGTGGAGGAGCTGACCACACTG CTGCGAGGCGCTGCTGAGTACGAGGAACGCAAGCTGATCCGAGCTGCTATCCGCCGCGTACGGGCCCAGGAGATTGAGG ccGCCATATTGGCTGGAAGGTTGTGCAGCGGGCGTCCCAACAGTGGCTCAAGAGAGGACAGCAAGGGGCGGGCAGCACACAGGCTGAACCGGTGTGAG GTGCCGAAGCCAGAGGAACAGGAGCAGCAGGCAGAGGTCCCAGAGCCAACCCCGACCCCCAGTGGCACCAGCTATGACGTGACCACAGTGACACTACTGCTTCGGGCCCCACCTGGGGGCACACCCAGCTCACCTGCCTCAGCCGACAGTTCACCCACCACTACCTCTCCTGAGCCTCCACTGGAGCCTGCCGAGGCCCCATGCCCTGCCACTGAGGCTCTGGGCAGCCCCGAGCCACCTCCCAGCCCGCCCAGGGCtgccagccctgagccccaggaGCCTCCAGCCACCCCCAGCACGGAGGGGCAGGTGGTCAACAAG CTTCTGCGTGGCCCCCCAGAGCCCCCTGCTGCCCACGGCCCTACCAAAGGTCCCTCCGACACAAAGAGAGCAG ACCTAGCTGGCCCTCGCCCCTGCCAACGCTCCCTGTCTGTGCTGAGCCCCCGCCAGCCAGTCCAGAACCGAG AGCCCACCCCCCTTGCCAGTGGACCTTCCCCGTTCCAGCGGGCTGGCTCCGTACGGGACCGTGTGCGCAAGTTCACATCCGATTCTCCTATGGCTGCTGGGCTCCAGGAAGGCCCACTCCGGGCAGCCCTAGGTCCCTCGACCCCTGCAAGGCTCCCAGGCTCCTCCCACATCAGCAccacccctgcctcctcctccagtGGCCCCTCCTCACGGGGCCCCAGTGACACCTCCTCCCAGTTCAACAAGGATCAGCGAGGAACAGCCCGGCCCCTGGCCCAGCTTCAGAGCTGCCCCAGGGAGGAGGGCCCCAGGGGGCGGGGCTTGGCTGTCAGGCCCCTTGAAAACAGAACAGGGGGGCCCATGGCCCGCTCAGAGGCGCCCAGTGCCCCGCTAGCCGTGGCCGTGGGCACTGCTGAGCCAGGGGCCAGTATGAAGACCACATTCACCATCGAGATCAAGGATGGCCGGGGCCAGGCCTCCACGGGCCGGGTGCTGCTGCCCACAGGCAACCAGAGGGCAG AACTGACGCTGGGGCTGCGGGCGCCCCCCACCCTCCTTAGCACCAGCAGTGGGGGCAAGAGCACCATCACCCATATCAGCAGCCCTGGGAACCTGGCTCGGCTGGGCAGTGTCACTCACGTCACCAGCTTCAGCCATGCCTCCCCTGGTAGCCGAGGAGGCTGCAGCATTAAG ATGGAGCCAGAATCAGCAGAGCCCCCCTCTGCAGCAGTGGAGGTGGCCAATGGCGCTGAGCAGACACGCGTGGACAAAGCACCAGAGAGGCGGAGCCCTCTGAGCGCCGAGGAGCTGATGGCCATTGAGGATGAGAGTGTCCTGGACAAGATG CTAGATCAGACTACGGACTTTGAGGAGCGGAAGCTCATCCGGGCTGCGCTACGTGAGCTCCGACAAAGGAAGAGAG ATGGTGGTGGCAGCACCATGATGCAAACTAAGACCTTTTCCTCTTCATCATCCAAGAAGATGGGCAG TATCTTCGACCGAGAGGATGAGGCCAGCCCGCGGCCCGGCAGCCTAGCGGCGCTGGAGAAACGCCaagcagagaagaagaaagagctgATGAAGGCGCAGAGCCTGCCCAAGACCTCGGCCTCCCAGGCGCGCAAGGCCATGATTGAGAAGCTGGAGAAGGAAGGCGCCGCGTG CAGCTCTGGCGGACCCCGCGCAGCTGTGCAGCGCTCCACCAGCTTCGGTGTCCCCAATGCCAACAGCATCAAGCAGATGTTGCTGGACTGGTGCCGAGCCAAGACGCGTGGCTATGAG CATGTGGACATCCAGAACTTCTCCTCGAGTTGGAGTGACGGGATGGCCTTCTGTGCCCTGGTGCACAACTTCTTCCCTGAGGCCTTCGATTATGGGCAGCTCAGCCCACAGAACCGGCGCCAGAACTTCGAGGTGGCCTTCTCATCTGCCGA GACCCATGCGGACTGCCCGCAGCTCCTGGACACAGAGGACATGGTGCGGCTTCGAGAGCCTGACTGGAAGTGCGTGTACACGTACATCCAGGAGTTCTACCGCTGTCTGGTCCAGAAGGGGCTGGTAAAAACCAAAAAGTCCTAA